The Aminithiophilus ramosus genome contains a region encoding:
- a CDS encoding hemolysin family protein, producing MPQGALFSLLVLFLLLFILSAFFAAAETAYSGINKIRMKRFVEEGRPGSPRALELTRDFNRTLSTVLIGGNIVDIVMTALATAILTSLFGAMGAVYSTVLMTILIILFGEILPKAFVKDRSEEFALSAATPLGWLVTLFRPFTWFTLELSRLIRRWTPGPSDNLPSVTHDELLSIVDSMNGEGVLPRAERELIENAINFNELEVWEIQTPRVDLFALNVREPLENVRNLLVKNHYSRVPVYEGTVDNIVGFLNEKDFLSRWGQGEAFELKAILTRPLLIAGSASLMDAFRILQKSRSHMAVVLDEYGGTSGIITMEDILEELVGDIYDEHDDIKEYFTQVEENVFLVNAEAYLEELFVKFLHRPCPESESSTFGGWLLEQFTILPEAGASVRWEDLTFQIVKVAGQRIQKIRIIRERRNDGGEEAGSPSETR from the coding sequence ATGCCTCAGGGCGCTCTTTTCAGCCTCCTCGTCCTCTTCCTCCTGCTGTTCATCCTCTCGGCCTTTTTCGCCGCCGCCGAGACGGCCTACTCGGGCATCAACAAGATCAGGATGAAGCGCTTCGTCGAAGAGGGGCGTCCCGGCTCCCCGAGGGCCCTGGAGCTGACGCGCGACTTCAACCGCACCCTTTCGACGGTCCTCATCGGCGGCAACATCGTCGACATCGTCATGACGGCCCTGGCCACGGCCATCCTGACCTCTCTCTTCGGGGCCATGGGCGCCGTCTACTCGACGGTCCTCATGACGATCCTCATCATCCTCTTCGGCGAAATCCTCCCCAAGGCCTTCGTCAAGGACCGCTCCGAGGAGTTCGCCCTCTCGGCGGCGACCCCCCTGGGCTGGCTCGTCACCCTCTTCCGCCCCTTCACCTGGTTCACCCTCGAACTCTCGCGCCTCATCCGGCGCTGGACTCCGGGACCGTCCGACAACCTCCCCAGCGTCACCCACGACGAACTCCTCTCCATCGTCGACTCCATGAACGGCGAGGGCGTCCTCCCCAGAGCCGAGAGGGAGCTCATCGAAAACGCCATCAACTTCAACGAGCTGGAGGTCTGGGAGATCCAGACGCCCCGCGTCGACCTCTTCGCCCTCAACGTCCGGGAGCCCCTCGAGAACGTCCGCAACCTCCTCGTCAAGAACCACTACTCCCGCGTCCCCGTCTACGAGGGGACGGTGGACAACATCGTCGGCTTCCTCAACGAAAAGGACTTCCTTTCCCGCTGGGGCCAGGGAGAGGCCTTCGAGCTCAAAGCCATCCTCACCCGCCCCCTCCTCATCGCCGGCAGCGCCAGCCTCATGGACGCCTTCCGCATCCTCCAGAAATCGCGGAGCCACATGGCCGTCGTCCTCGACGAGTACGGCGGAACGTCGGGCATCATCACCATGGAGGACATCCTCGAAGAACTCGTGGGCGACATCTACGACGAACACGACGACATCAAGGAGTACTTCACCCAGGTCGAGGAAAATGTCTTCCTCGTCAACGCCGAGGCCTACCTGGAGGAGCTTTTCGTCAAATTCCTCCATCGCCCCTGCCCCGAAAGCGAATCGAGCACCTTCGGCGGCTGGCTCCTGGAGCAGTTCACCATCCTCCCCGAGGCGGGCGCCTCCGTCCGCTGGGAGGACCTCACCTTCCAGATCGTCAAGGTTGCCGGCCAGAGGATCCAGAAGATCCGCATCATCAGAGAAAGACGGAACGACGGGGGGGAAGAGGCCGGGAGCCCGTCGGAGACGCGCTGA
- a CDS encoding RrF2 family transcriptional regulator, with the protein MSSVIAFSEAASLALHSMAVIAREKELPVSLTRITTSTGVSSTHLAKVLQRLVKAGLLLSTRGPKGGFETARPLEAISLLDIYEAIEGPMEVRSCLFSSGSCPFGFDRCLFGNLLDETNRTFRDYLAATTLDRLTREGA; encoded by the coding sequence ATGAGTTCCGTCATCGCTTTTTCCGAGGCCGCCTCTCTGGCCCTTCACAGCATGGCCGTCATCGCCCGCGAGAAGGAACTCCCCGTCTCCCTGACGCGCATCACGACGTCGACGGGCGTCTCGTCGACGCACCTGGCCAAGGTTCTCCAACGCCTCGTCAAGGCCGGGCTGCTCCTTTCCACCAGGGGCCCCAAGGGAGGCTTCGAGACCGCCCGCCCCCTCGAGGCCATATCGCTCCTCGATATCTACGAGGCCATCGAGGGACCGATGGAGGTCCGTTCCTGCCTCTTTTCCTCCGGGAGCTGCCCTTTCGGATTCGACAGGTGCCTCTTCGGAAACCTCCTGGACGAGACGAACCGGACCTTCCGCGACTACCTGGCTGCCACGACCCTGGACCGACTGACGAGAGAAGGAGCATGA
- a CDS encoding ATP-binding protein — MEKRKEQRKIIVIDEKKCDGCGLCATACHEGAIAVIDGKARLVSESYCDGLGDCIGECPQGAISFETREAESYDEEAVRRRAARDPLPCGCPGTATRTLGCPGTASRELERAQAEATGSLPSGSSAAARPSRLHNWPTQLRLVPLSAPYLKGADVVLASDCSPFAFASFHETFLGEGKVLLNACPKLDDSEAYRVKLAQMIETAGLASIHVVRMEVPCCGGLARLVEAAVSEARRPLKVRVTTLSVEGEILSDETVRHHFS, encoded by the coding sequence ATGGAGAAAAGAAAAGAGCAGCGCAAAATCATCGTCATCGACGAGAAGAAGTGCGACGGCTGCGGCCTCTGCGCGACGGCCTGCCACGAGGGGGCCATCGCCGTCATCGACGGCAAGGCCCGGCTGGTGAGCGAGTCCTACTGCGACGGCCTGGGCGACTGCATCGGCGAGTGTCCTCAGGGGGCCATCTCTTTCGAGACCCGCGAGGCGGAAAGCTACGACGAGGAGGCCGTCAGACGCCGCGCCGCCCGCGATCCCCTGCCCTGCGGCTGTCCCGGAACGGCCACCCGGACCCTGGGATGCCCCGGAACGGCCTCCCGCGAACTCGAAAGGGCTCAGGCGGAGGCGACGGGATCGCTGCCCTCCGGTTCTTCGGCCGCCGCCCGACCTTCGAGGCTGCACAACTGGCCCACGCAGCTCAGGCTCGTCCCCCTGAGCGCCCCTTACCTGAAGGGAGCCGACGTCGTTCTGGCCTCGGACTGCTCCCCCTTCGCCTTCGCCTCCTTTCACGAGACCTTTCTCGGCGAGGGAAAAGTCCTTCTCAATGCCTGCCCCAAGCTGGACGACAGCGAGGCCTACCGGGTCAAACTGGCTCAGATGATCGAGACGGCCGGTCTCGCGTCGATCCACGTCGTCCGCATGGAAGTTCCCTGTTGCGGCGGCCTGGCCCGTCTCGTCGAGGCGGCCGTCTCCGAGGCCCGGCGGCCCCTAAAAGTCCGGGTGACGACCCTCTCCGTCGAGGGCGAAATTCTCTCCGACGAGACGGTCCGCCATCACTTCTCCTGA
- the hcp gene encoding hydroxylamine reductase codes for MFCYQCEQTARGTGCTAFGVCGKSPEVADLQDLLIYAAKGISMYAHRARLLGSRDREIDLFVVEALFTTVTNVNFDEDRLVSLLARAETVRNRARDLYEAACREAGQEAEALGGPASFAFAAAKEALIDQGGKVTPERGAERHGDVVQGLHDLVLLSLKGSAAYADHAQVLGQEDDAVYAFFHEFLDFLSRDALSVDDLVGKALEAGKWNIRVMELLDAANTGTYGHPVPTPVRVTPLAGKAILVSGHDLKDLELILKQTEGKGINIYTHGEMLPCHGYPELKKYGHLAGNYGGAWQDQREEFDAFPGAIVMTTNCIQKPKDSYKDRIFTTGLVAWPGVTHIGPDKDFSPAVEAALAAPGFEKDEPEKTILVGFGRNAVLGAADKVVELVRAGKIRHFFLIGGCDGAKSGRNYYTDFARAVPEDCVILTLACGKYRFNKLDFGDIEGIPRLLDVGQCNDAFSAVKIAMALADVFETDVNGLPLSLILSWYEQKAVCILLSLLYLGVKDIRLGPSLPAFVKAPVFEVLQEKFNLQPIGSVEDDLRAILG; via the coding sequence ATGTTTTGTTATCAGTGCGAACAGACGGCAAGGGGTACGGGGTGCACCGCTTTCGGCGTCTGCGGCAAGAGTCCCGAGGTGGCCGACCTCCAGGACCTTCTGATCTACGCCGCCAAGGGCATCTCCATGTACGCCCATCGGGCCCGCCTGCTGGGCTCGCGGGATCGGGAAATCGACCTTTTCGTCGTCGAAGCCCTCTTCACGACCGTCACCAACGTCAATTTCGACGAAGACCGCCTCGTCTCCCTCCTCGCCCGGGCCGAGACCGTCCGAAACCGGGCCCGCGATCTCTACGAAGCGGCCTGCCGCGAGGCGGGCCAAGAGGCGGAGGCTCTCGGCGGACCGGCCTCCTTCGCCTTCGCCGCCGCCAAGGAAGCCCTGATCGACCAGGGCGGAAAAGTCACGCCCGAGAGGGGGGCCGAAAGACACGGTGACGTCGTCCAGGGCCTTCACGACCTTGTCCTTCTCAGTCTCAAGGGAAGCGCCGCCTACGCCGACCACGCCCAGGTCCTGGGGCAGGAGGACGACGCCGTCTACGCCTTCTTCCACGAGTTCCTCGACTTCCTGAGCCGCGACGCGCTGTCCGTCGACGACCTCGTCGGCAAGGCCCTCGAGGCGGGCAAGTGGAACATCCGCGTCATGGAGCTTCTCGACGCCGCCAACACGGGAACCTACGGCCATCCCGTCCCCACGCCCGTCCGCGTGACGCCCCTGGCCGGCAAGGCCATCCTCGTCTCGGGCCACGACCTGAAGGACCTGGAGCTTATCCTCAAACAGACCGAGGGCAAGGGAATCAACATCTACACCCACGGAGAGATGCTCCCCTGCCACGGCTACCCTGAACTGAAAAAATACGGCCACCTCGCCGGCAATTACGGCGGAGCCTGGCAGGATCAGCGCGAGGAGTTCGACGCCTTCCCCGGCGCCATCGTGATGACGACGAACTGCATCCAGAAGCCGAAGGATTCCTACAAGGATCGGATCTTCACGACGGGCCTCGTGGCCTGGCCCGGCGTGACCCACATCGGCCCCGACAAGGACTTCTCGCCCGCCGTCGAGGCCGCCCTGGCCGCCCCGGGCTTCGAGAAGGACGAGCCGGAGAAGACGATTCTCGTCGGCTTCGGCCGCAACGCCGTCCTCGGCGCAGCCGACAAGGTCGTCGAGCTCGTCAGGGCCGGCAAGATCCGCCACTTCTTCCTCATCGGCGGCTGCGACGGGGCCAAGAGCGGCCGCAACTACTACACCGACTTCGCCAGGGCCGTCCCCGAGGACTGCGTCATCCTCACCCTGGCCTGCGGCAAGTACCGCTTCAACAAGCTCGATTTCGGCGACATCGAGGGCATTCCCCGCCTTCTCGACGTGGGGCAGTGCAACGACGCCTTTTCGGCCGTCAAGATCGCCATGGCCCTGGCCGACGTCTTCGAGACCGACGTCAACGGCCTGCCCCTTTCGCTCATCCTCTCCTGGTACGAGCAGAAGGCCGTCTGCATTCTCCTTTCCCTCCTCTATCTCGGCGTGAAGGACATCCGCCTCGGTCCCAGTCTGCCCGCCTTCGTCAAGGCCCCCGTCTTCGAGGTCCTTCAGGAGAAGTTCAACCTTCAGCCCATCGGCTCCGTCGAGGACGATCTCAGGGCCATTCTGGGCTGA
- a CDS encoding cupin domain-containing protein — METASGKGTLKGYVLDLAAIATIQPHAIVSRILLEGERGNVTLFAFDEGERLSEHSAPFDVLVQILDGKMEVRLKDVVHVLSGGEALVMPAAIPHALKALKATKMILTMIRS, encoded by the coding sequence ATGGAAACCGCCTCAGGAAAAGGAACCCTCAAAGGCTATGTCCTCGATCTCGCCGCCATCGCGACGATCCAGCCCCATGCCATCGTGAGCCGCATCCTCCTCGAAGGCGAGCGGGGCAACGTCACCCTTTTCGCCTTCGACGAGGGGGAACGCCTGAGCGAGCACAGCGCCCCCTTCGACGTCCTCGTCCAGATCCTCGACGGGAAGATGGAGGTCCGTCTGAAGGACGTCGTCCACGTCCTCTCGGGGGGCGAGGCCCTCGTCATGCCCGCCGCCATCCCCCACGCCCTGAAGGCGCTGAAGGCGACGAAGATGATCCTCACCATGATCCGCTCCTGA